A stretch of the Nicotiana tabacum cultivar K326 chromosome 6, ASM71507v2, whole genome shotgun sequence genome encodes the following:
- the LOC107769112 gene encoding ethylene-responsive transcription factor ERF020-like: protein MSSSDEGGSSTSAHQKKYRGIRRRKWGKWVSEIRVPGSSERLWLGTYATPEAAAVAHDIAYYCLRESSSLDKLNFPFMLPVNVDRGMSPRSVQKVASDAGMAIDAKLVTSYPTVKGGQQEMNIGHVCQSVDNHGQSEALSISVEDYLY from the coding sequence ATGAGCAGCTCAGATGAAGGTGGTAGCAGCACAAGTGCACACCAGAAAAAATACAGAGGAATTCGGCGTcgaaaatgggggaaatgggtgTCGGAAATTCGAGTTCCAGGTAGCAGTGAACGCCTTTGGCTTGGCACTTATGCAACCCCAGAAGCTGCTGCTGTTGCACATGATATAGCCTATTATTGTCTCCGGGAATCGTCGTCGTTAGATAAATTAAACTTCCCATTTATGTTACCGGTTAATGTTGACCGTGGAATGTCGCCGAGGTCAGTGCAAAAGGTGGCCTCAGATGCTGGCATGGCCATTGATGCAAAGTTGGTTACAAGTTACCCTACTGTAAAAGGTGGTCAACAAGAAATGAATATTGGTCATGTTTGTCAAAGTGTAGATAATCATGGGCAAAGTGAAGCTCTCAGCATTTCCGTTGAAGATTATCTATATTGA
- the LOC107774779 gene encoding 11-beta-hydroxysteroid dehydrogenase B-like isoform X2 yields MELVNSVLNFVVPPASLVMLACAWPALTFINTCEWLYNTFFGDDMEDKVVIITGASSGIGEQIAYEYAKRRTNLVLVARRENRLWGIREKARQLGAKNVLITAADVVKEDDCRRFITETVNFYGRVDHLVNTVSLGHTFYLEEATDTNVFPILMAAKAAVINFYETLKLEVKDDVGITIATHGWIGTEITRGKLMMDEGADMQWKEEREVRASGSSVEEFAKLIVAGACRGDPYVKYPGWYDIFLLYRVFAPNVLQWTFRMLFAHQGARRTSFIGTARPLRETSPSSSPSPASSSPQRLGGPIVMQDLQRLE; encoded by the exons ATGGAATTGGTGAATTCAGTGCTGAATTTTGTGGTACCACCAGCAAGTTTGGTGATGTTGGCATGTGCATGGCCAGCTTTGACTTTCATCAACACATGTGAATGGCTTTACAACACTTTCTTTGGTGATGATATGGAGGATAAAGTTGTTATTATCACTGGTGCTTCTTCTGGTATTGGCGAG CAAATTGCATATGAATACGCAAAGAGGAGAACAAATCTTGTCTTGGTTGCAAGGAGAGAAAATAGACTCTGGGGAATCCGAGAGAAAGCTAGGCAACTAGGTGCAAAAAATGTCCTGATAACGGCTGCAGATGTTGTCAAAGAAGATGATTGTAGGAGATTCATCACTGAGACTGTAAACTTTTATGGGCGCG TGGATCATCTTGTGAACACAGTAAGCTTGGGACATACTTTCTACTTGGAAGAAGCCACGGATACAAATGTGTTCCCCATTTTGATG GCAGCTAAAGCCGCAGTTATAAACTTTTATGAGACCCTAAAGTTAGAGGTGAAGGATGATGTCGGGATCACAATAGCGACACACGGATGGATTGGGACTGAAATAACAAGGGGAAAACTCATGATGGATGAAGGTGCGGATATGCAGTGGAAGGAAGAAAGGGAA GTTCGTGCATCCGGAAGTTCAGTGGAGGAATTTGCAAAGTTGATTGTAGCGGGGGCATGTCGTGGAGATCCATATGTGAAATACCCAGGCTGGTACGATATTTTCCTTCTCTATAGGGTCTTCGCACCAAACGTCCTCCAATGGACATTTCGGATGCTATTTGCACATCAAGGTGCTAGGAGAACTTCATTTATTGGAACGGCAAGGCCTCTTCGAGAGACATCCCCATCCTCGTCTCCATCACCAGCCTCATCCTCTCCTCAGAGACTCGGAGGCCCTATCGTGATGCAAGATCTGCAGAGATTGGAATGA
- the LOC107774779 gene encoding 11-beta-hydroxysteroid dehydrogenase B-like isoform X1 — protein sequence MELVNSVLNFVVPPASLVMLACAWPALTFINTCEWLYNTFFGDDMEDKVVIITGASSGIGEQIAYEYAKRRTNLVLVARRENRLWGIREKARQLGAKNVLITAADVVKEDDCRRFITETVNFYGRVDHLVNTVSLGHTFYLEEATDTNVFPILMDINFWGNVYPTYVALPYLRQTRGRVIVNASVENWLPLPRMSLYSAAKAAVINFYETLKLEVKDDVGITIATHGWIGTEITRGKLMMDEGADMQWKEEREVRASGSSVEEFAKLIVAGACRGDPYVKYPGWYDIFLLYRVFAPNVLQWTFRMLFAHQGARRTSFIGTARPLRETSPSSSPSPASSSPQRLGGPIVMQDLQRLE from the exons ATGGAATTGGTGAATTCAGTGCTGAATTTTGTGGTACCACCAGCAAGTTTGGTGATGTTGGCATGTGCATGGCCAGCTTTGACTTTCATCAACACATGTGAATGGCTTTACAACACTTTCTTTGGTGATGATATGGAGGATAAAGTTGTTATTATCACTGGTGCTTCTTCTGGTATTGGCGAG CAAATTGCATATGAATACGCAAAGAGGAGAACAAATCTTGTCTTGGTTGCAAGGAGAGAAAATAGACTCTGGGGAATCCGAGAGAAAGCTAGGCAACTAGGTGCAAAAAATGTCCTGATAACGGCTGCAGATGTTGTCAAAGAAGATGATTGTAGGAGATTCATCACTGAGACTGTAAACTTTTATGGGCGCG TGGATCATCTTGTGAACACAGTAAGCTTGGGACATACTTTCTACTTGGAAGAAGCCACGGATACAAATGTGTTCCCCATTTTGATG gATATCAATTTCTGGGGAAATGTGTATCCTACCTACGTAGCTCTTCCTTACCTGCGGCAAACCAGAGGCCGAGTCATTGTGAATGCGTCAGTGGAGAACTGGTTACCCTTGCCAAGAATGAGCTTATATTCA GCAGCTAAAGCCGCAGTTATAAACTTTTATGAGACCCTAAAGTTAGAGGTGAAGGATGATGTCGGGATCACAATAGCGACACACGGATGGATTGGGACTGAAATAACAAGGGGAAAACTCATGATGGATGAAGGTGCGGATATGCAGTGGAAGGAAGAAAGGGAA GTTCGTGCATCCGGAAGTTCAGTGGAGGAATTTGCAAAGTTGATTGTAGCGGGGGCATGTCGTGGAGATCCATATGTGAAATACCCAGGCTGGTACGATATTTTCCTTCTCTATAGGGTCTTCGCACCAAACGTCCTCCAATGGACATTTCGGATGCTATTTGCACATCAAGGTGCTAGGAGAACTTCATTTATTGGAACGGCAAGGCCTCTTCGAGAGACATCCCCATCCTCGTCTCCATCACCAGCCTCATCCTCTCCTCAGAGACTCGGAGGCCCTATCGTGATGCAAGATCTGCAGAGATTGGAATGA